The stretch of DNA TGGCCATGATTACGCGCCACCATTTCAGGCAACAAAGTCTTAGTGCAGTACAGCACCCCCTTAATATTGGTATCAATCATAGTTTCCCAGTCTTCAAGGCTTCCATGTGCGGCTTTTTCCAAGCCAAGCGCCAGTCCAGCGTTATTTACCAGAATATCCACCTGCTCACCAGCAAGTGCAGAAAATACATCATCTCGACGTGTGACGTCCAATACCAATGGTGTGAAAGCATTGCCATATTTTTTGGCTATGACGTCAAGGCGCTCTTTGCGCCGTCCTGTACCAATTACGCTGGCGCCTGATTCTAAGAATGCTTCAGCGCAAGCCAAGCCAATACCAGCCGTTGCGCCGGTAATGCATACTACAATGCCAGTAAAATCTGTTGTCAGTGGATAGGTTGGATTAGCCATGAGTTTTCTCCTTTTCTTTACTCTTTGCAGCATCCCATAAAATATCCATTTCTTTCAAGGTGGCGTCTTCTGCGGTGCGTCCTTGCAGCGCGAGTTCGTGTTCAATATAGCGAAAGCGGCGTTCGAATTTGCGATTGGTGGACATCAACGCTTCTTCAGGGTCTACTTTCACTTGCCGCGCAAGGTTGACGCATACAAATAATATAT from Alphaproteobacteria bacterium encodes:
- a CDS encoding SDR family NAD(P)-dependent oxidoreductase, translating into MANPTYPLTTDFTGIVVCITGATAGIGLACAEAFLESGASVIGTGRRKERLDVIAKKYGNAFTPLVLDVTRRDDVFSALAGEQVDILVNNAGLALGLEKAAHGSLEDWETMIDTNIKGVLYCTKTLLPEMVARNHGHIINIGSIAGTYPYPGGNVYGATKAFLKQFSLNLRADLLGKPIRVTNIEPGMVHTEFSKVRFKDDDARAEALYEGVAALTAQDIAQNVLWAASLPTHVNINRIEVMPTQQASAPLAVHREVTE